One window from the genome of Gimesia aquarii encodes:
- a CDS encoding transposase: MTRHRARLVRDRAQVKIGLRSLLARHNRDAPYRIPFGPGGIKWFRDQSFSPIDDLIRDELITRLNHFTEQINAIDQQLEELRESFPQVEALLDIHGIGLYSALVIVAELGEIERFRSAKQVGAYAGLTSKVNQSGGHCYYGSITRQGPPWLRWVLTEVAIHAIKRYVPLKRFYTRIRKRSGAKKAWVAVACKLAEISWKRLFRWQIEHSVQLA; encoded by the coding sequence CGCCTGGTCCGTGACAGAGCCCAGGTCAAGATTGGTTTACGGTCATTGTTGGCGCGTCATAATCGGGACGCCCCCTATCGCATCCCTTTTGGTCCTGGAGGGATCAAGTGGTTCCGGGATCAATCATTTTCGCCCATTGACGATCTGATCCGTGATGAACTGATCACGCGACTTAATCACTTTACTGAGCAAATTAATGCGATCGATCAACAACTGGAAGAACTACGGGAGTCTTTTCCCCAGGTAGAAGCATTACTCGATATTCACGGAATCGGACTGTATTCCGCTTTGGTGATTGTTGCTGAACTGGGGGAGATTGAACGATTTCGCTCTGCGAAACAGGTGGGTGCTTATGCAGGATTGACATCAAAAGTGAACCAGTCTGGAGGTCACTGTTATTACGGTTCCATTACCAGACAAGGACCACCCTGGTTACGTTGGGTGCTGACCGAAGTCGCGATTCACGCGATCAAACGCTATGTTCCCTTGAAAAGGTTTTACACCCGAATTCGTAAGCGATCTGGAGCCAAGAAAGCCTGGGTTGCTGTAGCTTGTAAACTTGCGGAAATTTCCTGGAAACGATTATTCCGCTGGCAGATTGAGCACTCAGTACAGTTGGCTTAA